TCACAAgcttaagaaaggaagaaggaaaaaatcctaTCATTCCAGAGCTCAGATTTATGGTAGTGTCTATGatagaattctattttgtctTCTGTGTGCAACTTGATGAATTTGATCACTCCATTAAGGGGATTAGCATTTTGTCTTCAACCTGAGCTATAGCAGGCCAGGTTAAAAGGCCTCCATCTGGTTATGATGCTAAAGTCCACAGCAATAGGCAGTGAGACACATGCTACTTGATCCTCTCTAAGGACAGCTAGCTGGGGTGAATAGATTATAGTCATCTGATATAATGGTGGCAGTTATTCCAAGACTGAAGGGATTAGGGGTGGGGAGGATCTGTACCATAATTTCACATTGCTAACAGCAAAcaagccccctgcccccagttAGGAGGGAGTGCAGACCTGGCTGCTCATCAGTGGTTCATCACTCACTGGCTTGGGGTCAGGGGCCCTAAGGGTTCAGCCTGTGTTGAGGATACATGCTATATATATCATCACTAACTCGGCAACTGGAATAGGCACAAAATTACAGCATCCCAAAGCCTGTGTGGGTCACAAGAAGAAACTCCGAAAGCAAAAGCCAGAGCACAGCAGCAGCCTCCCGGGGCAGATGTACTCAAGCTGAATCTGGCCACAGATGGCAGAAGAGGGAAGTGGAAAGACAAAGGTGAAAACTCATAGGAGTTTCCCCTGGCCAAAAGGATTTTCAAGTTAAACAGCaacccctaccccccacccctctgcccaaCCCCTGATCCCCATTCACATGCTCAGGCCCCATGCCCCCACTCCAGAATTGATGATGACTACTCAGCTAGGTTTCCATTTATGACAGTGGAGGAGTAGCTGATGGGGAGAGAGGCACCTTGCTCGGCTGTCTCCTTGGACAGGTCAAGGCTAGAAGCCCCGTAGTGAATGGGCCGAGGCTGCTGGGGCTCAGaccgaaccctgggcagctgagggATGCCATGGGTGATGCCCACAGGCTtggcctggggcagagggctggggctgaagcctccagaactggaggAACAACTAGGCTCATCAACAGGCAGCAGCACGTCTTGGGGCCTGGCCCTCACACTCAGGGAAGCCTGTGGCTTGTTATAACAAGGGCCCACCGGCAGGGGTAGGTGCGAAGGCCGAGCTAGCTGAGGCCTGGATTCCCCAGGTGCCCTTGGCTCTTGCCCCGGTATAGACAACATTGACATGGCCACAGGAGATATGCAACAGGCTGCCTGCCCATATGGAGACTTGCTGGAAGGCCCTTCCAACTGGCTATGACTTATCCAggcagggactggccccactGGGAGAGAACAGGGAGCCCAGGCAGGCCAGTTGTAGGTCCCTGGAGGTTCAGTATAGAGGGACAGGGGACTGTCTCCACcccattcttcttcctcttcttcatctgAATCTTCCTGCTGAGCCTGAAGCTCATCAGACTCCATGTAGCCCTGGGCCAGGTGGGAGTTAGAGAGCTCAAGCTCAAGGGTCTCTGCAGTGTCAAGGGAGCGGCTCCTTCTGTTGAGGGCCATAGCAGCAGGTGGAGGTCGAGGGTGCATGCCAGGCAGTCCCAAGTATCGAGGGAGACTGCTCACACCCCAGGGCAGCCCTTGGTAGAACCGGCTGCGGTAGTTGTTAAAGGCATGTTTCTGGTAGTAGCCGAGCTCAAAAGCTTCCAAGGAGGCTGCAAGGTCATCATCATTGTGGAACTCAGGATTCTCTTCACACTTGCCTTCCCCATCCCGTTCCACATCAGCGATGTCAAAGGTCACCATGGGGGGCAGCTCAGGGAGATTTTGAGTGAAGGATGAGTCAGAGTCAGAGCTGCAGGATATGCTGGAGAAGAGGTTCCCATTGCTGGTGAACTCCACTAGGGCCTGTGAGAAACTCACAGTggcattcccttccttttcaacCTCCTCATCCTCTGGCTCCTCAGGGGGTGAATAAGTAGGGTAGGCCCTCCTGGGAGATCCTCCAAAATTTGCTTCTTGCATGTCTGGCTCAAACATAGCATCACTCTGGAAGACATGCATCAGGAAGGTACTTTGATCTTTCTTGGAGCAGGTTCCCTCAAAACGCTTCTCCAGAGGACGGAAGTCCCTCCAATCTGGCTCACTGTTTGCAGTGGCAGGGAAAGCTGAGGTGGTTCCCCGGTGGGAAGTCTGAGAGGCTCCTGATGCCCCTGCCACCAGGCCCATCACTGATGGGCCTAAGGGCCTTATCTGATACTCCATGATGGGCTTCTCCTGCCAGGCCTGGAGCTCTTGGACTTGAGCCTCTAGGGCCCAGGCCTCCCTGGCATAAGCCTCTGGGGCTTGGGCCTCTCTGACATGAATGTCCTGGGTGTGGGCCTCTCGGGCATGGGCCTCCCTGGCATGAGCTTCTTGGGTATAGGCCTCCCTAGTGTGAGCCTCTCGGGCTTGTGTCTCCCGGGCCTCTTGGGCTTCAAGCTGCTCCCGCCGAAGCTCCCAATATAACAACTGTTTCTGGATGGTCACTAGCCGTTCTTCCTCTGTTTCCATTGCCCCAGGTGGCCGAGAGGAAGAAAAAGTCTCAAAGTTCAAGAAGGGGTCAAATATCTCAGAGCTGTGACCATGGAGGTCATAAAGGCAGTCATCCCCAGGTGGGGAGTTTTCAAGACTGTCATCCGGCTCATAGAACTCATAGAGGGCATCTCCACTGTAGCTGTCTCGGGGCAGGCAATCCCTGCGGACAAGCCCCAGGGCCTCACCTGAATCATCCTCAAATCCAGGGGTGTTAGAGTCATAATAACCCTCATCACTATTGGGGGCAGACTCTTGCTGGTCACTCTGAGGAGTCAAAAGGTCCCCAGGGGCTAGGCCAGGATAAGACCGAACTGGGTCAAGGAGTATGTAGCTATGGTAGCCTGGGGATGTGGTCGGATAGTAGCCTAGATTCAGATTGGGTCTTGGGTACATTTGGGTACTTGCCCACAGATATTCTAAGTCATAATCTTCTTCCTCCTtgacttcctcttcttcctctaattccacatcctcttcctcctcttcttcctcatcatcatcatctggcAAGGCCatctcctctccacctccttgGTAGGTCACAAGACAGGAACTTCTCTTGGTCCCATCTCGGTTGGCCCTCTGGCCTCCCGAGGCCATGCTATCTGTCATACTGTCCATGTCCTGCTCTGCTATGATGTCACCACAACCTGTCAGTGAGTCAAAACTCTTCAGGGATGTGACATCCCCAAACAGGAGGCTCAGCTGGTCTCCCGCAGGGCCATTAGGTGGATTTACTTCTCCTGCTTCCACCTTCTCCCCTGTTTCTGGGCTGTGGGGCTCCTCTGGGTCAGTGGCTTCAGGGGCAGGCTTAGGCTGTAGAAGTACTGAGGCACAGGCCTCACAGGCCCTGGGTTCTTCTGGATCTTTACAGGCTGTCTTATCAGTGGCTGTTGGAGAAGACTCTGGTGATGAAGAAACTTTTGGCCCAGGGGTATCTTGGGTTTTGGCATTTTGCTTCCTTGGGGCTTGGAGGGTCTCCTCAGCAGGGAGCAGAAGGGCTGGGCTCACATGCTCATGAGGCCTAGTTCTGGCCCCCTCAGGCCCATTGGCCCCTGGCTCATGTTGCTCAGACCTAGAGACTTTGCTCTTCCGGTGACGACGGATACTGCTGAAAAAACCCTTTAGTCCTTTCTTTGGCTTGGGCACAGAGTGAGCCTTCTCAGCCCCAGCTTTCTCTGTGGCTCCAGCTGTAGATGTCTTGCATCTGGAGCCTGTCTCCAAAGCCCTATGGGCACTCCGGGAGCTAGGAAGTTCGCAGGGTGACTCAGGCAAAGGTAGGGAAAGGCTGGTTCTTTCACTGACAATGTCTTCAGGGCCACAAGCTGCTTCATTCAAACTATCGTGGGTCTTGCTCTTGCTAAGACTCTTCTTGGAGCTGCCTTTCCCAGAGCCTTTGCTTCGTCCTCCTCCAAAAAAACTAGGCAAGGTACAGATGCCCCTCTTACCACCAAAGAGTTTCATGGCAGTTTTCTTCAGCCTACCTGGGCCAGATGAGGGTGGCTCTGATGCTTTCATCATTTCAGCTTctttgttcttggctcccttctctttcccttggTCCTTGGTGTCCACAGAGGCTGCTGCTCCCTTGGCATGAGCAGCTTCATCCTTTTGGGTCTCCATGGTGATGGGGACAACTCAGGTATGTTCAACTGAAAATGTAGCCTCCTGGCTTCCAGGCACTGTTATAACATCATCAGTCAGGAAGCATCACAGTTGGGTCTGGAGGAGatgaaagagacaaagacagagagacagtaCTGGTGAGCAAGCATCCAGACTGGGTTTGTTTTCACAGGTGTCTGTGGTTTCAGGCTTGAGTAGagccagaaagaaagagaaaatgtagagaaaaccTTAATGCGTTCCATATGCTTGGCTTACTGGGCCAGCCTCCTCTGGGCCCCAAGGCAGTGAAACCCTACACTGATCAACAGGCAGCCATCACACCTACCTCCTTACTGGGTCTGCTCCCTTCATGCCACTCTAAGCTCAGGGGAGCATTGGGCAGGAGGAACTGCAGATGTGAGAAACGCAGTGGTGCTATTGACTGCGAGAGGGAATTTCAAAGGGTGTAAGGTagggagaggcaggaaaggcaggaaggaggtcGGCTCTGACAACACAGAATTCTTGAAAGGCATCTGGCAAAACAGTCCATTGAGTCCTCACTGGGCTCTGCAGGGTCCAGGCCTCAATTACACATTAGCCTGGGCTCTCATTGACATTTTTCCTGGGGCTGGGAAGAAAAGTAGACCTGAAGTTTCACCTACTCCCCATAGGCTCCCTAAATTGCCTCCAGGACGAGGCTCAGACCTTCAGAAGTCCAGAGTAGGAGCCTTGCAGACCCACACTCCACAGCTGCAATTCAGGATCTGC
This DNA window, taken from Equus przewalskii isolate Varuska chromosome X, EquPr2, whole genome shotgun sequence, encodes the following:
- the AMER1 gene encoding APC membrane recruitment protein 1: METQKDEAAHAKGAAASVDTKDQGKEKGAKNKEAEMMKASEPPSSGPGRLKKTAMKLFGGKRGICTLPSFFGGGRSKGSGKGSSKKSLSKSKTHDSLNEAACGPEDIVSERTSLSLPLPESPCELPSSRSAHRALETGSRCKTSTAGATEKAGAEKAHSVPKPKKGLKGFFSSIRRHRKSKVSRSEQHEPGANGPEGARTRPHEHVSPALLLPAEETLQAPRKQNAKTQDTPGPKVSSSPESSPTATDKTACKDPEEPRACEACASVLLQPKPAPEATDPEEPHSPETGEKVEAGEVNPPNGPAGDQLSLLFGDVTSLKSFDSLTGCGDIIAEQDMDSMTDSMASGGQRANRDGTKRSSCLVTYQGGGEEMALPDDDDEEEEEEEDVELEEEEEVKEEEDYDLEYLWASTQMYPRPNLNLGYYPTTSPGYHSYILLDPVRSYPGLAPGDLLTPQSDQQESAPNSDEGYYDSNTPGFEDDSGEALGLVRRDCLPRDSYSGDALYEFYEPDDSLENSPPGDDCLYDLHGHSSEIFDPFLNFETFSSSRPPGAMETEEERLVTIQKQLLYWELRREQLEAQEARETQAREAHTREAYTQEAHAREAHAREAHTQDIHVREAQAPEAYAREAWALEAQVQELQAWQEKPIMEYQIRPLGPSVMGLVAGASGASQTSHRGTTSAFPATANSEPDWRDFRPLEKRFEGTCSKKDQSTFLMHVFQSDAMFEPDMQEANFGGSPRRAYPTYSPPEEPEDEEVEKEGNATVSFSQALVEFTSNGNLFSSISCSSDSDSSFTQNLPELPPMVTFDIADVERDGEGKCEENPEFHNDDDLAASLEAFELGYYQKHAFNNYRSRFYQGLPWGVSSLPRYLGLPGMHPRPPPAAMALNRRSRSLDTAETLELELSNSHLAQGYMESDELQAQQEDSDEEEEEEWGGDSPLSLYTEPPGTYNWPAWAPCSLPVGPVPAWISHSQLEGPSSKSPYGQAACCISPVAMSMLSIPGQEPRAPGESRPQLARPSHLPLPVGPCYNKPQASLSVRARPQDVLLPVDEPSCSSSSGGFSPSPLPQAKPVGITHGIPQLPRVRSEPQQPRPIHYGASSLDLSKETAEQGASLPISYSSTVINGNLAE